In a single window of the Mauremys reevesii isolate NIE-2019 linkage group 3, ASM1616193v1, whole genome shotgun sequence genome:
- the LOC120400655 gene encoding protein CLN8-like isoform X2, with protein sequence MNLANDGAMSRAIFDWDYVLWEVRLTLLAAGFFIYLGVFLLAHWLSSWISATYRALSAKEKVFWNMTITRGVFGVQSCIAGLWAMLVDPVFQADRVYSQQKWSWFNCLIAAGFFLLENVGVHLSNIIFKTFDVFLVVHHLLALGGFLGLITNIKSGHYLPLAGLLLEMSTPSTCCSWVLLKIGWSNTLFWKANQWVMIHLFHCRMIITYHMWWFLQIKDVVVACSGTSSMTTQGASIFRDTPLYGNTPTT encoded by the exons ATGAATCTTGCCAATGATGGTGCAATGTCCAGAGCCATATTTGACTGGGACTATGTTCTGTGGGAAGTTCGTTTGACATTACTAGCAGCTGGTTTTTTCATCTACCTGGGAGTATTTCTTCTAGCTCACTGGCTGTCCTCATGGATCAGTGCCACTTATCGTGCTTTGTCAGCAAAGGAGAAGGTTTTCTGGAATATGACTATCACACGTGGCGTGTTTGGAGTTCAGAGTTGCATAGCTGGGTTGTGGGCCATGCTCGTAGATCCAGTTTTTCAAGCTGACAGAGTGTATTCACAGCAAAAGTGGAGCTGGTTTAATTGCTTAATAGCCGCTGGCTTCTTTTTGCTTGAAAATGTAGGTGTTCATCTGTCTAATATTATTTTCAAAACATTTGATGTATTCTTGGTAGTTCATCATTTACTTGCCCTTGGTGGCTTTCTTGGGCTGATAACAAACATAAAATCTGGACACTATCTACCCCTGGCTGGACTGCTACTTGAGATGAGCACTCCTTCAACCTGCTGCTCCTGGGTACTTTTAAAG ATTGGCTGGTCTAATACCCTTTTTTGGAAGGCAAACCAGTGGGTAATGATCCACCTGTTTCACTGTCGCATGATCATTACTTATCACATGTG GTGGTTCCTCCAAATCAAGGATGTGGTTGTTGCCTGTTCCGGAACCTCTTCTATGACCACACAGGGAGCTTCAATCTTCAGGGACACTCCTCTGTATGGCAACACTCCTACAACATAA
- the LOC120400655 gene encoding protein CLN8-like isoform X3: MGSAALRRLTFHHLLALGGFLGLITNIKSGHYLPLAGLLLEMSTPSTCCSWVLLKIGWSNTLFWKANQWVMIHLFHCRMIITYHMWWVCISNWNDVVENMGLPYFTVFFMGLCALTIILNPYWTYKKTQQLLTPVDWNFSNTPMKNGSFGNLNGETGQKKRL; the protein is encoded by the exons ATGGGCTCAGCAGCCTTAAGGAGACTAACGT TTCATCATTTACTTGCCCTTGGTGGCTTTCTTGGGCTGATAACAAACATAAAATCTGGACACTATCTACCCCTGGCTGGACTGCTACTTGAGATGAGCACTCCTTCAACCTGCTGCTCCTGGGTACTTTTAAAG ATTGGCTGGTCTAATACCCTTTTTTGGAAGGCAAACCAGTGGGTAATGATCCACCTGTTTCACTGTCGCATGATCATTACTTATCACATGTGGTGGGTGTGCATTTCCAATTGGAATGATGTGGTGGAAAATATGGGACTTCCATATTTTACTGTCTTTTTCATGGGTTTATGTGCACTTACAATAATACTTAACCCATACTGGACATACAAGAAGACTCAGCAGCTCCTCACTCCAGttgactggaacttttcaaataCACCAATGAAAAATGGATCTTTTGGAAACTTAAACGGTGAAACAGGCCAAAAGAAGAGGCTATAG
- the LOC120400655 gene encoding protein CLN8-like isoform X1: MNLANDGAMSRAIFDWDYVLWEVRLTLLAAGFFIYLGVFLLAHWLSSWISATYRALSAKEKVFWNMTITRGVFGVQSCIAGLWAMLVDPVFQADRVYSQQKWSWFNCLIAAGFFLLENVGVHLSNIIFKTFDVFLVVHHLLALGGFLGLITNIKSGHYLPLAGLLLEMSTPSTCCSWVLLKIGWSNTLFWKANQWVMIHLFHCRMIITYHMWWVCISNWNDVVENMGLPYFTVFFMGLCALTIILNPYWTYKKTQQLLTPVDWNFSNTPMKNGSFGNLNGETGQKKRL; this comes from the exons ATGAATCTTGCCAATGATGGTGCAATGTCCAGAGCCATATTTGACTGGGACTATGTTCTGTGGGAAGTTCGTTTGACATTACTAGCAGCTGGTTTTTTCATCTACCTGGGAGTATTTCTTCTAGCTCACTGGCTGTCCTCATGGATCAGTGCCACTTATCGTGCTTTGTCAGCAAAGGAGAAGGTTTTCTGGAATATGACTATCACACGTGGCGTGTTTGGAGTTCAGAGTTGCATAGCTGGGTTGTGGGCCATGCTCGTAGATCCAGTTTTTCAAGCTGACAGAGTGTATTCACAGCAAAAGTGGAGCTGGTTTAATTGCTTAATAGCCGCTGGCTTCTTTTTGCTTGAAAATGTAGGTGTTCATCTGTCTAATATTATTTTCAAAACATTTGATGTATTCTTGGTAGTTCATCATTTACTTGCCCTTGGTGGCTTTCTTGGGCTGATAACAAACATAAAATCTGGACACTATCTACCCCTGGCTGGACTGCTACTTGAGATGAGCACTCCTTCAACCTGCTGCTCCTGGGTACTTTTAAAG ATTGGCTGGTCTAATACCCTTTTTTGGAAGGCAAACCAGTGGGTAATGATCCACCTGTTTCACTGTCGCATGATCATTACTTATCACATGTGGTGGGTGTGCATTTCCAATTGGAATGATGTGGTGGAAAATATGGGACTTCCATATTTTACTGTCTTTTTCATGGGTTTATGTGCACTTACAATAATACTTAACCCATACTGGACATACAAGAAGACTCAGCAGCTCCTCACTCCAGttgactggaacttttcaaataCACCAATGAAAAATGGATCTTTTGGAAACTTAAACGGTGAAACAGGCCAAAAGAAGAGGCTATAG